CTCAGGATAAGCAATCGTTAGCTGGAAAAATTCTCCGCTTAAATATAGACGGGAGTGTACCTGAAGATAATCCGTATCCCGGGTCGTATGTTTTTAGTTACGGTCACAGAAATCCTCAAGGGTTAGCCTGGAATGACGATGGAACGCTCTTTGCTTCAGAACATGGGTCTGACCAGCATGATGAAATAAACATTATTTCTAAAGGATCCAACTACGGCTGGCCGGAGATCAGGGGGAAGAAGAAAAGGAAGGAATGGTGACTCCTTTATACGAAACGGGGAAGACCACTTGGGCACCTTCTGGTATAGTCGTTTACAAAGGAAAGTTATACATTGCGGCTCTTCGTGGAGAGGCTGTGCAAAGACTTTCCTTTTCAGGAGAGAATCCGGAAACCATCGTGAGTCATTACGGCAGAATTAGAGACGTGGAAATCGTAGAAGGTGAGCTTTATCTGATTACGAACAATACCGATGGGAGAGGAAATCCTGATCAAGAGGATGATCAGTTGCTGAAATTACCTTCCAATTAAAGCGGCAAAGGGGTCGTATTTGGATTGTCTTAGCGGTTGAGATATGATAGAAAAGAATGATTAAAGAAGGAGTGCTCATATGGAACATAGACTTCATCATTTTTCTACTTATTTAAATGAAAATCATGTGGATGTTGCCTTTTTAAATTCTCCCGAGAATGTATTTTACCTTTCGGGATTTCTGACAGACCCCCATGAACGCCTGCTGGGACTTCTTGTGTTTCCTGAAGCGGATCCAATCGCAGTTTTGCCTGCCATGGAACAAGGACAGCTCAGGGATGCAGGTTGGACGTACGGGATTATTGGGTATGAGGATCATGAAAACCCTTGGGAACTTATACAGGAACAATTACCTCAGCATGGGATTAAAGATGTCCAAACAGCCGGGATTGAAAAGCAGGTTCTTTCATATGGAAGAAGTGAATCTCTGCTTGGGATGTTTCCAGGCGTAAATGTTGTGGATGTTGAAGATAAGCTGAACGAAATGCGAGTGATCAAAGATGAAAGTGAAATTGCTATCATCCGTGAAGCAGCTGAGCTGGCGGACTATGGTGTCCAAGTAGGGATAGAGAATCTCAAGGAGGGCATTAGTGAAACCGAAGTCATTGCGGCTATAGAGTATGAATTGAAGAAAAAAGGTGTAACGGCCATGTCCTTTTCTACAATGGCTCTCTTCGGTGAAAAGTCAGGGCAGCCTCATGGCAATCCTGGAGATCGAAAGCTGAAGGCGGGAGACTTTGTTTTATTTGATTTAGGTGTGGTATGGAAAGGATATACCTCGGATATTACACGGACGTTTGTTTTTAAATCCGTATCGAAAGAACAGCAAGTCATTTATGATAAAGTGAAAGAGGCGATGGACGCTGCGCTTGCGCTGAGCAAGCCGGGGACACGCATCGGCGATCTCGACCAGACAGCTCGTAACATCATTCAGGAAGCAGGCTTTGGTGACAAGTTTCCACACAGGCTTGGCCATGGACTAGGAATAAATGTACATGAATTTCCTTCTATGAGTCATTTAAATGATGACATTTTACAACAAGGGATGACCTTTACCATTGAACCGGGAATCTATGATCCAAATATCGGCGGCGTCCGGATTGAAGATGACGTACTTATTACTGAAAACGGCTGCGAAACATTGACAAAAACTCCGAAAACGTTACGTATCGTTGAATAATAAATTTAGAAGTAAAACCAGCTTGCAAAGACATTTGTTGATGTCTTTGCAGGCTTTTTTTATGCGCCTTGTAATCAATTCATACGACATAGAACATAGTTGGACCTTGGCAAATGAACTAATAAGTTCAGGATTAGGGCTGCTAAGCCTCTGGTCTTACTGGAAAATATAGCTCAGGCTCATTACCGAAGAAAAGAATTCCCGATAAGATAGAGACAAGAAATCAACAAGGAGGGATTAACTCGATGAAAAAGTTTTTATTGTTTATCGCAGGATTGATTGCTCTTGGAATCCTTCTTGCGAATTTAGGCCCGATGGTGCTTTTAGGAGCAAGCGTATGGCTGCTGTATATTGTGTTTAAGAAATTCCTCGGTTCAGATTCAACAGCAGGGAAAATCGGCTGGGTTGTACTAGGTTTAATCATCTTGAGCTTTGCCGTTTCCAATGTGTATTCCGTTGTCGGACTCGCTGCAGCTTATGTGCTGTACCTGATCTATAAAAAATGGAGTTCGAAGAAAGAGGACACTTCTGGGGCTGTGAAAAGTAACGACCCCTTTACTAATTTTGAAAAACAGTGGGCAGAATTAAATAAATAATAAAAGGAGAGATCTTGAATGGCCAATTTATTTACTCGTCTTAAAGACACAATTTCTGCAGATCTTCACGATGCATTAGATCAAAAGGAAGAACGTAATCCAATTGCTTTGTTAAACCAATATTTACGCGAAAGCGAAAAAGAAACCGAAAAAGTACGCAGGCTTGTCGAGCGTCAATATCGGTTGAAGGATGAATTCTCCCGGGAGTATCAAAAGGCTCTTGATATGGCGGAAAAACGGAAACGGCAGGCAGAAATCGCAAACAGGGCTGAGGAACAGTCCATGTATGAATTCGCCAGCAGGGAGCATGAAGAATATGCAGCCCGCGCCCAGAGGTTAAAAGCTTCCAGAGAAGATGCCGTTGAACAGCTGGAAACGCTGGAAAGAAAATATGAGGAAATGAAACATAAGTTAAAGGACATGCACTTAAAAAGAATGGAGCTCATGGGCAGGGAGAATATTGCCAGAGCTCATCATAGAATGAATCAAGTGATTGAGGATTCGGCAGACAAGCCTTATTCCAGATTTTCAGAAATGGACCGTTATATCGAAGATCTCGAATACAAAGTCAACAGCGCGTATTACCGCAGTACCTTTGATAGTAAAATGGCCAACCTGGAAAAGGAATTGGAGCAGAAAGAGGAAGTTAACAGCTAAATTAAAATCATGATATGATAAAAGGCGCAGGATCCTGCGCCTTTTTTAAAAATGGCCAGAGACTTTCCAAGAGATCGACCGTTAAAGAATTTGAGCGGCTTTAGAGTAAACCGGTGGTTACTGGTTTCTTAATAAGCTTTTCAAACAGGGGGGTGGCCTTTATGTTTAAGCATGTGTCTACAGATACGATTAACTCCATATTAATCATAGGGGTGATCCTGCTAGTAGTAGAAGTGGTTTTTTTCAATGGTGGATTAATCTTCTCCATGCTTTTTTCTGGCCTGTTTATTTATTTAGGGTGGAAAAAGTATAAGAAATTGTGGGGGAAAATTTTCTTTTGGATAGGCTTATTATCTTTAGTATTTACGATCCTCAGTATGATCGCGGTTCGCTTTATTATTGTTGCTATCATCGTTCTTTTCGTTAGAAGTTTTTACCGTTCCAAACAGAATCCGGAGCGGATCGAACCGCAAATTGAAGTAGATGAGTTTGATTTTCCTACTGGTGGAAAGCTGTTATTCGAACAGAAGTTTTTCGGAGACCAGTCAACTCCCAATCATTCCTATCAATGGAGGGATATCAACATACAAGGCGGATTCGGTGACCGGATTATTGATCTCAGCCATACGGTGCTTCCGGAGGATGAAGCCGTCATATCTATCCGTCATTTAGTAGGGAACCTGCTGATCTATGTGCCTTATGAAGTAGAAGTAAGTATCCAGCATAGCGCTGTCCTTGGAAGAGCGGCTGTTTTTCAGTATAAGAAAACAAAAATGTTCAACCAAACGGCTTCCTACCTAACACCTGACTATGGAGTGAAAAAACCAAGAGTCAAGATTATTACTTCTGTTCTTTCCGGTGATATTGAGGTGAAAAGAATATGAGTGTATGGCAGAAGCAGGTTATTGTAGGTGTCATTACGTTCATATGCTTTTCGGTAGTGATCACTGTCTTTACTTTTATGGCTTTTCCTATTCATTCGTGGGAGGAGCTGTGGAGCAGAGAGGTTTTAAATCTTCCATATGTCTTTCTTGTCCTGACTGTTTCTGTATCTGTGGGGCTTGTGCTGGGTATGTTTCAAGGATGGTACTGGAGAAGACAGCTGCACAGTCTGAATCATCAGCTTGATGAGGTGGCCCGAGGCAATGCCGTTATTTATGAAGACCGTGATATTAAAGAGCTTTCTGAAATCGAGGAGCGCATCAGGCAAATCGAGGAGAAGTTTAATCAACAAGCGGAGCTGGCTCAACGGCTGGCTACTGAACGAGCGAAGGAAAGGGAGAAAAGTCTCCAGGAAGTCGTTCTCCAAGAACGCAACCGGCTGGCAAGAGAATTGCATGATTCTGTAAGCCAGCAGTTGTTTGCCGCATCGATGATGATGTCTGCAATTAATGATTCAGGAAAGCTGGAAAATCAGGAAACGGAAAAGCAGTTGAAGATGGTGGAAAATATGATTCATCAGTCCCAGCTGGAAATGCGGGCGCTGCTGCTTCATCTGCGCCCGGTCGCCTTAAAGGATAAGACATTATCAGAAGGTACAGAAGAGCTGCTGCATGAACTTACACAAAAAGTACCTATGGAAATTACTTGGAACGTTGAATCGATCACCTTGGATAAAGGTCTTGAAGATCAATTGTTCCGGATACTTCAAGAATCCGTTTCCAATACGCTCCGGCATTCAAAAGCAGAAACACTCAGCGTTACGCTGATCGAAAGGGAAGAAAACATCATCTTAAGGGTGATCGATGATGGTGTAGGTTTTGATGTGGAAGAAGAGAAGGCAAGCTCATATGGATTGCAGAACATGCAGGAACGGGCATTTGAAATTGGCGGGAATCTAAAAATTGTAAGCCTGGAGAAACAGGGGACAAGACTTGAAGTGAAAGTTCCCTACCGCAATAAAGGAGGCGGATCGTCATGATCAGGGTGTTGTTTGCCGATGACCACGAAATGGTAAGAATAGGGGTCTCTGCCTATTTATCTGCTCAGCAGGATATTGTAGTGGTCGCAGAGGCGGATGATGGCAAGGAAGCCATAGAATTAGCTCTGGAACACCGTCCGGATATTATTTTGATGGATTTAGTTATGGAGCACATGGATGGAATCGAGGCAAC
This Halobacillus salinarum DNA region includes the following protein-coding sequences:
- a CDS encoding PQQ-dependent sugar dehydrogenase yields the protein MYVTTGDSLNKPLAQDKQSLAGKILRLNIDGSVPEDNPYPGSYVFSYGHRNPQGLAWNDDGTLFASEHGSDQHDEINIISKGSNYGWPEIRGKKKRKEW
- a CDS encoding PQQ-dependent sugar dehydrogenase, yielding MVTPLYETGKTTWAPSGIVVYKGKLYIAALRGEAVQRLSFSGENPETIVSHYGRIRDVEIVEGELYLITNNTDGRGNPDQEDDQLLKLPSN
- a CDS encoding M24 family metallopeptidase codes for the protein MEHRLHHFSTYLNENHVDVAFLNSPENVFYLSGFLTDPHERLLGLLVFPEADPIAVLPAMEQGQLRDAGWTYGIIGYEDHENPWELIQEQLPQHGIKDVQTAGIEKQVLSYGRSESLLGMFPGVNVVDVEDKLNEMRVIKDESEIAIIREAAELADYGVQVGIENLKEGISETEVIAAIEYELKKKGVTAMSFSTMALFGEKSGQPHGNPGDRKLKAGDFVLFDLGVVWKGYTSDITRTFVFKSVSKEQQVIYDKVKEAMDAALALSKPGTRIGDLDQTARNIIQEAGFGDKFPHRLGHGLGINVHEFPSMSHLNDDILQQGMTFTIEPGIYDPNIGGVRIEDDVLITENGCETLTKTPKTLRIVE
- a CDS encoding lmo0954 family membrane protein, translated to MKKFLLFIAGLIALGILLANLGPMVLLGASVWLLYIVFKKFLGSDSTAGKIGWVVLGLIILSFAVSNVYSVVGLAAAYVLYLIYKKWSSKKEDTSGAVKSNDPFTNFEKQWAELNK
- a CDS encoding PspA/IM30 family protein — encoded protein: MANLFTRLKDTISADLHDALDQKEERNPIALLNQYLRESEKETEKVRRLVERQYRLKDEFSREYQKALDMAEKRKRQAEIANRAEEQSMYEFASREHEEYAARAQRLKASREDAVEQLETLERKYEEMKHKLKDMHLKRMELMGRENIARAHHRMNQVIEDSADKPYSRFSEMDRYIEDLEYKVNSAYYRSTFDSKMANLEKELEQKEEVNS
- the liaF gene encoding cell wall-active antibiotics response protein LiaF, encoding MFKHVSTDTINSILIIGVILLVVEVVFFNGGLIFSMLFSGLFIYLGWKKYKKLWGKIFFWIGLLSLVFTILSMIAVRFIIVAIIVLFVRSFYRSKQNPERIEPQIEVDEFDFPTGGKLLFEQKFFGDQSTPNHSYQWRDINIQGGFGDRIIDLSHTVLPEDEAVISIRHLVGNLLIYVPYEVEVSIQHSAVLGRAAVFQYKKTKMFNQTASYLTPDYGVKKPRVKIITSVLSGDIEVKRI
- a CDS encoding sensor histidine kinase, which codes for MSVWQKQVIVGVITFICFSVVITVFTFMAFPIHSWEELWSREVLNLPYVFLVLTVSVSVGLVLGMFQGWYWRRQLHSLNHQLDEVARGNAVIYEDRDIKELSEIEERIRQIEEKFNQQAELAQRLATERAKEREKSLQEVVLQERNRLARELHDSVSQQLFAASMMMSAINDSGKLENQETEKQLKMVENMIHQSQLEMRALLLHLRPVALKDKTLSEGTEELLHELTQKVPMEITWNVESITLDKGLEDQLFRILQESVSNTLRHSKAETLSVTLIEREENIILRVIDDGVGFDVEEEKASSYGLQNMQERAFEIGGNLKIVSLEKQGTRLEVKVPYRNKGGGSS